In the genome of Rhodoferax fermentans, one region contains:
- a CDS encoding GNAT family N-acetyltransferase, translated as MTSNNTVSLHPLQITDLEALQEAANKSQDRLVPWYSTPQTVESWREFMQRRLGPNDLGFLVRRTSDDTLVGFIDITNIVRGVFQSGYLSYFSVSPHEGQGFMASGLRLLVEHAFTELHLHRLEANIRPENEKSIALVKRTGFAREGYSPRYLKLDGAWRDHERWAILAEA; from the coding sequence ATGACCAGTAACAACACCGTCAGCCTTCATCCCCTTCAAATCACCGATCTCGAAGCGCTTCAGGAGGCGGCCAACAAAAGCCAGGACCGTCTGGTGCCGTGGTATTCAACACCCCAAACAGTTGAGTCCTGGCGCGAGTTCATGCAAAGGCGCCTGGGTCCAAACGATCTGGGTTTCCTGGTCCGTCGCACTTCAGACGATACATTGGTTGGCTTTATCGACATCACGAACATCGTGCGTGGTGTTTTTCAAAGTGGTTATCTGTCGTACTTCTCCGTCTCACCGCATGAAGGTCAAGGTTTCATGGCCTCGGGCTTGCGGCTGCTTGTTGAGCATGCGTTTACCGAGTTGCACCTGCACCGCCTGGAAGCCAACATCCGCCCTGAAAATGAGAAGTCCATTGCCCTCGTCAAACGGACAGGCTTCGCCCGAGAGGGGTACTCACCCCGCTATCTAAAACTCGATGGCGCGTGGCGAGACCATGAACGTTGGGCGATCTTGGCAGAGGCTTGA
- the cls gene encoding cardiolipin synthase translates to MPSPLCQRFYLAVCLLVGALGATGCASLPDTQAILARHSEQAAQFESAKGPVSERRSAAIVAALKRSAGDIDILDKQIALEQAINDSPLVLGNKVTLLQDGPATYAAMLDAIAGAQDHINMETYIIEDDAMGQTFAQALINKQRQGVQVNLIYDSVGSLGTPKAFFDVLTEAGVAVLEFNPVNPLATRGNTWLLNNRDHRKLLIVDGRTVFLGGINISSVYTSGSVLRRSPKASQGANAWRDTDLRIDGPVVADFQKLFLQTWDKQKGKALMAKNYTPAPVAVGKDIVRAIGSTPDDPYSLVYLTLVSAISNAEKQVYLTNAYFVPDPQLIQALIDAAARGVDVRLILPSYSDSALVFHAGRAQYGPLLEGGVKIYERQGALLHAKTAIVDGVWSTVGSSNLDWRSFMDNDEVNAVVLGRDFAAQMAAAFAIDQAASQAIDAQTWAKRPLGVKLKEWLARLWERWL, encoded by the coding sequence ATGCCAAGCCCTCTTTGCCAACGTTTTTACCTTGCTGTTTGTTTGTTGGTGGGTGCCCTGGGCGCCACCGGCTGCGCCAGCCTGCCCGATACCCAAGCCATTTTGGCGCGCCACAGCGAACAGGCAGCCCAGTTTGAGAGCGCCAAAGGCCCGGTGTCAGAGCGCAGAAGTGCCGCCATCGTGGCGGCCCTCAAACGCAGCGCGGGTGACATCGACATCCTGGACAAACAGATTGCGCTGGAGCAGGCCATCAATGACAGCCCGCTGGTGCTGGGCAACAAGGTCACCCTGCTGCAAGACGGCCCGGCCACCTACGCTGCGATGCTGGACGCCATCGCCGGAGCGCAGGACCACATCAACATGGAGACCTACATCATCGAAGACGATGCCATGGGCCAGACCTTTGCACAGGCCTTGATCAACAAACAGCGCCAGGGTGTGCAGGTGAACCTGATCTACGACAGTGTGGGCAGCCTGGGCACGCCCAAAGCCTTTTTTGACGTGCTGACCGAGGCCGGTGTGGCGGTGCTGGAGTTCAACCCGGTCAACCCGCTGGCCACGCGCGGCAACACCTGGTTGCTCAACAACCGCGACCACCGCAAACTGCTGATTGTGGACGGGCGCACCGTGTTTCTGGGTGGCATCAACATCAGCAGTGTCTACACCTCGGGCTCTGTGCTGCGGCGCAGCCCCAAGGCCAGCCAGGGCGCCAACGCCTGGCGCGACACCGACCTGCGGATCGACGGCCCGGTGGTGGCCGACTTCCAGAAACTGTTCCTGCAGACCTGGGACAAACAAAAAGGCAAAGCCCTCATGGCCAAAAACTACACCCCGGCACCGGTGGCGGTTGGCAAAGACATTGTGCGAGCCATCGGCAGCACCCCAGACGATCCCTACAGCCTGGTCTACCTGACGCTGGTCTCGGCCATCAGCAACGCTGAAAAACAGGTCTACCTGACCAACGCCTACTTTGTGCCCGACCCGCAGCTCATTCAAGCGCTGATTGACGCCGCCGCGCGGGGTGTGGATGTGCGGCTGATTCTGCCCAGCTACAGCGACTCGGCCCTGGTGTTCCACGCCGGGCGCGCGCAATACGGCCCGTTGCTGGAAGGTGGGGTCAAGATTTACGAGCGCCAGGGTGCGCTGTTACACGCCAAAACCGCGATAGTCGACGGTGTCTGGTCCACCGTGGGCTCCAGCAACCTGGACTGGCGCAGCTTCATGGACAACGACGAGGTCAACGCGGTGGTGCTGGGGCGCGACTTTGCGGCGCAGATGGCCGCCGCCTTTGCCATCGACCAGGCCGCATCTCAAGCCATCGACGCCCAAACCTGGGCCAAACGTCCGCTGGGTGTCAAGCTCAAGGAGTGGTTGGCACGGCTGTGGGAGCGCTGGCTGTAA
- a CDS encoding VOC family protein, protein METQELHRGRLIDHIQLVVRDLSKSQTFYAAILAALHVPMGGTGEGYFWADELFVTAFDSPAALGVLTGRHHLAFQAQDRAMVDRFYQAALAHGGQDNGAPGERAYHPGYYAAFVLDPDGNNIEAVYHGEATRSSASVVITF, encoded by the coding sequence ATGGAAACGCAAGAACTACATCGGGGTCGTCTGATTGATCACATCCAGCTGGTGGTGCGAGACCTCTCGAAGAGCCAAACTTTTTACGCGGCCATTTTGGCTGCGCTCCATGTTCCTATGGGAGGCACGGGTGAGGGCTATTTCTGGGCAGACGAGTTGTTTGTGACCGCCTTCGATAGCCCGGCGGCGCTGGGGGTGCTGACGGGTCGTCATCACCTGGCGTTCCAAGCGCAAGACCGGGCGATGGTCGACCGTTTTTACCAAGCCGCGCTCGCGCATGGCGGTCAGGACAATGGTGCGCCCGGCGAGCGTGCTTACCATCCTGGCTACTACGCTGCCTTCGTTTTGGATCCAGACGGCAACAACATCGAAGCGGTTTATCACGGTGAAGCAACGCGAAGCTCAGCCTCTGTGGTGATCACGTTCTGA